The following proteins come from a genomic window of Micromonospora zamorensis:
- a CDS encoding Lrp/AsnC family transcriptional regulator — translation MITAIVLIDCATDAIPEVAETLANLPGVSEVYSVAGHVDLIAIVRVREFDQIAQVIAGSISKVPGVLNTESHIAFRAYSQTDLEEAFAIGLASAD, via the coding sequence GTGATCACCGCGATCGTGCTGATCGACTGCGCCACCGATGCGATTCCCGAGGTGGCGGAGACCCTGGCCAACCTCCCCGGCGTCAGCGAGGTCTACTCGGTCGCCGGGCACGTCGACCTCATCGCCATCGTCCGCGTCCGCGAGTTCGACCAGATCGCCCAGGTCATCGCGGGCAGCATCTCCAAGGTGCCGGGTGTGCTCAACACCGAGTCGCACATCGCGTTCCGGGCATACTCGCAGACCGACCTGGAAGAAGCGTTCGCGATCGGGCTGGCCAGCGCCGACTGA
- a CDS encoding DUF4142 domain-containing protein: protein MLGIKRLGLLAALVLVGVAPAAAAQAAAQPSTQDTQYLQAVHQVNLFEITAGDLAQQKGQDQGVKDLGAMLKTDHTQLDQTVQQTASQLGVELPNEPSADQQAVIDKLNNASGAEFDRLWVTSELAGHVQAIQATQTEISQGSEQSVVQLAQTALPTLQAHYDELVQLANKLGIPVPQTSASGTPSPGGTGTESPAPGGTGTESPAPGGNTESPVPGGGTTETPAPSES, encoded by the coding sequence ATGTTGGGTATCAAACGCCTCGGCCTGTTGGCCGCGCTTGTACTCGTCGGTGTCGCGCCGGCTGCGGCCGCGCAGGCCGCGGCACAGCCGTCAACGCAGGACACGCAGTACCTGCAGGCGGTTCACCAGGTCAACCTGTTCGAGATCACCGCCGGTGACCTGGCTCAGCAGAAGGGTCAGGACCAGGGGGTCAAGGACCTGGGTGCGATGCTGAAGACCGACCACACCCAGCTGGACCAGACGGTGCAGCAGACCGCGTCCCAGCTCGGGGTGGAACTGCCGAACGAGCCCAGCGCCGATCAGCAGGCGGTCATCGACAAGCTGAACAACGCCAGCGGTGCGGAGTTCGACCGGCTCTGGGTGACCAGTGAGCTGGCCGGTCACGTCCAGGCCATCCAGGCCACCCAGACGGAGATCTCGCAGGGCTCCGAGCAGTCGGTGGTCCAGTTGGCGCAGACGGCTCTGCCGACGTTGCAGGCGCACTACGACGAGCTGGTGCAGCTCGCCAACAAGTTGGGCATCCCGGTTCCGCAGACCAGCGCCAGCGGTACGCCCAGCCCGGGCGGCACCGGCACTGAGTCGCCGGCTCCGGGCGGCACCGGCACCGAGTCGCCGGCTCCGGGTGGCAACACCGAGTCCCCGGTTCCGGGCGGCGGCACCACCGAAACGCCGGCTCCCAGCGAGAGCTGA